Proteins encoded by one window of Dyella humicola:
- a CDS encoding class I SAM-dependent methyltransferase — MNKPSTPTHSEKGAAVYSDCVLKIYDYWVLGLSNQYAWKCPTDAVLLPFFRQHLSSNHLDVGVGSGYYLAHSSDILGQRVTLLDLNDNSLRVAGSRVSHLQPTLIREDVLHSDGALGGAKFDSISLFYLLHCLPGNMTDKARKVFSSLAPHLAPGGVLYGATILGEEAEHNWLGRRLMGLYNRKGIFGNKRDTLANLQFALAEHFTNVVAWQVGKVALFKADMPLM; from the coding sequence GACTGCGTATTGAAGATTTATGACTACTGGGTCCTCGGCCTTTCTAACCAATACGCGTGGAAGTGTCCAACCGATGCCGTGTTGCTGCCCTTTTTTCGCCAACACTTGAGTTCCAACCACCTAGACGTGGGCGTGGGTTCGGGCTATTACCTGGCTCACAGCTCGGACATACTAGGGCAGAGGGTCACCCTGCTCGATCTCAATGACAACAGCTTACGGGTAGCGGGTTCGCGCGTATCGCACTTGCAGCCAACGCTCATCCGTGAGGACGTTTTGCATTCCGATGGTGCACTCGGTGGTGCGAAGTTCGACTCCATTTCACTGTTCTATCTCTTGCACTGTCTGCCGGGGAACATGACCGACAAAGCACGCAAAGTGTTTTCCTCGCTTGCCCCTCACCTCGCGCCTGGTGGGGTGCTATATGGCGCGACGATTCTCGGTGAGGAGGCAGAGCATAACTGGCTCGGTCGCCGCCTGATGGGGCTTTATAACCGCAAGGGCATCTTCGGAAACAAACGCGACACACTGGCGAACTTGCAGTTCGCCCTCGCTGAGCATTTCACGAATGTCGTCGCCTGGCAGGTGGGAAAGGTGGCACTGTTTAAGGCAGACATGCCGCTGATGTAG
- a CDS encoding type II toxin-antitoxin system HipA family toxin — protein sequence MSSSQRARQVGELAPKDAFVWIWLPGRLEPVVAGQLAVEGLVCQFTYSSSYLERGDAIPIFAPELPLQRGVLTPLPPLDVAGCLRDGSPDAWGRRTIVRQLTGLVGEAARDIELDELTVMLHSSSGRIGALDFQRSGARYEPRALKPVALDALLEAAECLEEGEPMSPSLTEALNQGSGVGGARPKALVEDARGHFIAKFPAPGDVQAVVKAEYVAMRLAKEAAHLTVAPVQLQQARGKDVLLVQRFDRERHDRGWTRRAMVSALTLFGLSEMEARYASYCELATIIQAHFTEPEATLHELFGRMVFNVLVGNTDDHARNHAAFWGGAHLSLTPAYDICPQSRLGREANQAMFINGDDRRSRLESCRRAAPQFLLADVDARALIAAQVIGVRRHWHGICDEAGLSQGQREVFWKRQFLNDYVFEGYPDRF from the coding sequence ATGAGCTCTAGTCAAAGGGCAAGGCAGGTTGGCGAGCTCGCTCCGAAGGACGCCTTCGTGTGGATCTGGCTTCCTGGGCGACTTGAGCCCGTGGTTGCGGGCCAATTGGCCGTCGAGGGTTTGGTATGTCAGTTTACCTACAGCTCATCTTACCTGGAGCGCGGCGATGCCATTCCGATCTTTGCGCCGGAGTTGCCGCTGCAGCGTGGCGTATTGACTCCATTGCCTCCGCTCGATGTCGCCGGATGCCTTCGTGACGGATCACCCGATGCGTGGGGCCGTCGAACCATCGTTCGTCAGCTCACCGGTTTAGTGGGCGAAGCCGCTCGCGACATTGAACTAGATGAGCTGACCGTCATGCTGCATTCCAGCTCCGGCCGCATCGGAGCTTTGGACTTCCAACGCTCCGGAGCCCGCTACGAGCCACGTGCGCTCAAGCCTGTCGCCCTTGATGCGCTCCTGGAGGCGGCCGAATGTCTGGAAGAGGGAGAGCCGATGTCACCATCGCTCACCGAGGCGCTGAATCAAGGCAGCGGCGTGGGGGGCGCGCGTCCGAAGGCGTTGGTGGAGGACGCCCGCGGTCACTTCATTGCCAAATTCCCTGCGCCGGGCGATGTTCAAGCCGTCGTCAAGGCGGAGTACGTGGCCATGCGACTGGCTAAGGAAGCTGCCCACCTGACCGTGGCCCCGGTGCAACTGCAGCAGGCCCGCGGTAAGGATGTGCTGCTCGTCCAGCGCTTCGATCGCGAACGCCACGATCGCGGCTGGACACGTCGCGCGATGGTGTCGGCACTAACCCTATTCGGCTTGAGTGAAATGGAGGCGCGCTACGCGAGCTACTGCGAACTCGCGACGATTATCCAGGCTCACTTCACCGAGCCAGAGGCCACCCTTCATGAACTCTTTGGACGCATGGTCTTCAACGTATTGGTGGGCAACACAGACGATCATGCCCGCAATCATGCGGCATTCTGGGGCGGCGCCCATTTGTCGCTCACCCCGGCGTATGACATTTGCCCTCAATCGCGACTGGGGCGCGAAGCCAACCAAGCCATGTTTATCAACGGGGATGATCGACGCAGCCGGCTTGAAAGCTGTCGACGTGCAGCCCCTCAGTTTCTTCTCGCTGACGTGGACGCTCGAGCGCTAATCGCTGCACAAGTGATCGGTGTTCGCCGTCACTGGCACGGTATCTGTGACGAGGCAGGCCTAAGTCAGGGGCAGCGAGAGGTCTTCTGGAAACGGCAGTTCCTCAATGACTACGTTTTCGAAGGCTACCCGGACAGGTTTTGA